The Panthera tigris isolate Pti1 chromosome E3, P.tigris_Pti1_mat1.1, whole genome shotgun sequence genome segment CAGCCACTCGCTCCTCCAGGCCGCGGTGACAGGGTCAAGATGAAGGCGAGGCACCCTCACTACAAAATCAGTGTCTCTGCTTGTCTGCTGGATAAAGTCCCGACGGGCTGGGAAAGGCAGCCACCAAGCACGGGCACCAGGAAAGGCTGTCGCTGCTGGGGGGAAGAGGGGGCAAGGGGGACTTGCCTACTGACAAAACGGAGCCACAGACGCGgtccccgctcccccaccccccgcgcccAGCGTGGGGACCCCTTCCCGGCCACTATACCTCGTCCTGCCCCAGAAGGACTCTAGTGGTGAGCACCGGCTTGCCGATGTCACCGGCCACGTCGCTGGGTTCCAGGGAGACCAGGGTGCCCATCTTCCCGAACTGGGTCACCAGCACCAGGATGTGACTGCTGAAGGCCGTGCACACCACCTGGGTGGGGACCCCGCACACCACTTCCGTCCTCTGTCGGGACATCAGCAGAGGTTTGCCTTCCATGGCGGGGTCTCCTCCGGGGCACTTCTACGTTAGAACGGATAAGTGAATCAGACCGCGTCCCCGCGGCGCGCCGACGGCCGCGCGCACGCGCCCTGGCAGGTGAGGGTCCGCGCGGCCACCGGCTTCCCCTGGAGCCGGGGCGCCGCCCGCAGACGCACACGGGCAGGCGGCGGGCGAGGACCGGCGCCGCTCCCGGGCTCGAGCAGGGGACCGCGCTCCCGCCGACCCGTCCCACCCGCCGTGCCGCCCGCGCTCACCGCGCCGCGCCCGGAAGTGACGCCCGCGGgcgacggggaggggggggcggccGCCCGCTCGCCCCCGCGCGCCCGCCGGAAGTGCGGCTGCGGGCTTCCGGTCCCGCGCGGGCCTCCCTGCGGGTCCCGGAGCCGCCGGGTTCCGCGCTCCCGAGAGGGGCCGCGCGTGTTCGGGGCAGGGGGCTGCGGCCCCACCCGCGGCCCTCGGCCTGCGGGGCTCCGGCTGCGCGTCCTCGGCCGTCCCGGGGGAGCCCTGCGGCTCGGCGGTCGGGGCTCGCCTGGCTGTGGGCTGCGGGACCCGCGtggcggccgggggcgggggggggggctgtgggagAGGAGCCGACGCCGAGAGCGGGCCGTCAAGGGCTCCGAGTGTGGCCCGCGGGCGTCCCAGTCCCGAGCCGGGGCGTCCTGCTGACCCTGGCCGGGCGGGGCGGCGCGGAGGCCCCTCGGCGAGGCCCGGCTCAGGGTGGGGGCGCCGCGGAGGCGGTCGGCGGGGCTCAGGGCGgtctgtgggggcggggggggggtcggCGGGGTCGGGAGGGTGTTCagcggtggggggggcggtgttcAGCGGGGGCGGTCTCCGGGGATGGAGCGGACCCTCCACCCCACTCTGAGGGGGTCCCCAGCCCTCCGGGGATGCTGGCGGCCTATCAAAGGCCCatctgccccccactcccctaGGCCAGCATCCATGAGGCCGCAGTGGGTGccgggcattgtgctaagtgctgcCTGTGCGGTAACTCCGGAGTCTTAGCGCCACGTGGTAGAGCGCTGTCATCCCTGTCGCGTAAGCAGGCTGTTC includes the following:
- the PSMG3 gene encoding proteasome assembly chaperone 3 codes for the protein MEGKPLLMSRQRTEVVCGVPTQVVCTAFSSHILVLVTQFGKMGTLVSLEPSDVAGDIGKPVLTTRVLLGQDEPLIHVFAKNLVTFVSQEAGNRAVLLAMAMKDRSVEGLKALKEVIQACQVW